AGACACTTCGCTCGCAGCAGCCATTAAGAAAGGTGCATCATTGGCCACAGGACCACCCATATGAGAGGATCCTTTAAATGCACCTTGTGTGTCATCCAAAGGATGCAGCATAGACATGCCGTGACCACCGTTAGTATTTGTGACATACGGCGTTTGGAACAGCCGGACTTCACCAGTTTTAGCATCAAAAGTAGCTGCAACTTTATACCAAACTTTACGGTAAAGTGGTTTGCCGGTAGAAAATTCTTCAACGCGGCCAGTACCGTGACCAATGCGCAGGCTTAGCTCGCCATGTTCATTTATAAAGATTCCATATCCTGTCTGCGCTTTGTTGTCCCATTTAGACAATATTGCCTGCGGACCAACCTCAACACCCTCGATGTCCACGTAAGGGGTTGTGGGATAAATATAGGCGCAAAGTGTAAAACTTGTGACATTCATCAAATCGTTATGGGGCACATGAATGTAACTGCCGGCATACAGTGGTTGATTTTTCCCTGGATACATGTCGCTGACAGTCGTGTGGATCAACTCTTCCTTATATCCTGGGCCCTCAGGGTTGGTATCACCGTGGATCAGGCGAACTATATCGGCCTGAAATGGCTCATTGAATTCCGAATGAACATGAAACCGGATCGTTTCTCCGGGGCGCGCAGAAAACCTGTTTGAATAACCAGTTATTTGTAGAACGTGATCTTGGGCATTTCTTTTCACTTTTTATTCCAATCTTCTTGCGTGACCTTTTGGATCGCTCACATTTCGATGCCGTAACCAGCTAGAAAAACCTCCAACCGCTTCAAAAAAATCGCATGCTCTGCGTCTTCACGGGTTTGGAAAGTTTCATTTGATATTTCCACACGTCCGCCACGCTTTCCCGGCAGGAATCCGATGGCATATTCCTCCCAGGGTTTGATCTCAACAATTGTGTGTTTGTTTTTCATCGGGGCCGTCCGCAGCTTGTCAACCAGTTTGGTCAAGACATCTGAATACATCGGCGCCGGCTCACCAGGTTGGGTGGCTGCGTAAACCGGTAATGCACGGTGTTCGGCGATAATAGCTGCGCGCCCCTCTGGGCTGAGTAAAGTTGGCAACACATACATGCGCATATCGTAGTCATCGACCGCTAAAAACCCGTAGTTTTCCTGCAAAGCAGTTTTTGGCTTTGGGTGTTTGTTTGCCATAATATTACTCCTGGCGGGCTGGCAGTTTTGCGTTTGAGTATTGAAGCATTAGACCCCCTCAGTCTTTTTTAGGATTTGGACCAATTGGCCTTCCGAAAATCAAAGGGGATTTTCCAGAGACGAGGTCAGACAATGTTTCGCTACCATTTGCGAGGCCAACTTCTTGAATCAAACTATCGAGTATCGGCGCATGAGTGCGGTAACGCAAAGCTCCTGAGACGGCGCGATCCACAAGGTTTCCTTCACCATCGCCTCTCCTAGGGCTTTCACCTGCACCAGCATTTCCATTGCCGGAAGTCCGGCCATCACCATCCAATCCCCCTACGTCAACAATTTTGATCGTATCGATATTTTCTATGGGCTTGACGCTTTCACGAATGATATCGGGTAAACGTTTGATCACATCTAATTTAACCTGCATTTCAACCTGCTCCGAAGACAGAATATTGGCCGCTTCATTAATCCGTTGGCGGCCCTCAGCTTCAGCCAGACGCCGAACACGTTCTGCTGCAGCTTCGGCATTCGCAATAATTTCAGTGGCGCTTGCTAAATCATTAGCTGCAAGCTTTTCCGCTTCTGCGGCGATTTTTGTTGCAATTGCCTTTTCTTGCGCGACGCGTTCAGATTTGAGTTCAGCAACCGCCTTTTCACGTTCCGAGCGTGCCATTTCTCGGGCCGTGTCCACCATCTCTTCAGCCGTTGCGGCCTTGGCTTCGGCGGACCGCGTTGCCACTGAGGCCTCGGCACGTTCTTGCTGCTTGGCCAATAGCGCAATCTCACGTTCTTGCTCGGCAATTTTTAGTGAGCGTTGCCGATCAATTTCGATAACTTCTAATGTTTTGGATTTTTCCAGCTCAGCCTCACGTAGTGCCCGCTCGGTTGCAATGCGTTCCATTGAGACAGTTTGTTCAGAGGCCAGCTTGAGTTTTTCTACAACTTCGCCCTCGGATATCTCAACTGCGGAAGACTGCCTTTTACCTTCGGCCTGCGCTTTTGCAATTTCTGCTGCCTGCGAGGAACGTCGCTTCGCAATTTCGTAATCCGTTTGCATCCGTGCGTATTCTGACCGACGTTTCACTTCTAGGCTCTTTTCTTCGGCTTCAAGATTGGTTTGTTCGATCTTGAGTTCCGACGAGCGAGAAATTTCGTTGCGTGTCTTACGGCTTTCTTCTGTTTCTCTAATAATTTTGATTAGACCTTCGGCATCAAAAGTATTGTTTGGATCAAAATACTGTTTTTCGGTCTGGTCCATATTTGAAAGCGACACAGACTCGAGCTCCAAGCCGTTCTTTGTGACTGCATCGTTGATCATTTCGGCAACGCGGTCTGTGAATTGTTTAGAGCTGCTATGAAGTTCGTCTAAGGTCATCTCGGCCACGGCTGAGCGCAATGCATCCACAAATTTTCCGCTCATGAGTTCTTGAATGGACTGCGGGTTTAATGTGCGGGGGCCAAGCGTTTGTGCTGCCAGAGCCACACATTCTTTTGTGCCGGCTACACGCACATAAAACGCAGTCTCGATATTTATCCGCATTTTATCCCTTGTAACTAATCCTTTTTCATTAGCTCTCTCGACCACCAAACGCAAAGTTGACATGTTCACAGGCGTTGTTTGATGAACAATGGGAATGGCTAAAGCGCCACCCGTCAAAACGATCCGTTCACCTCCTAAACCCGTTCTTACAAAAGCAACATCTTTCGAACTTCGCTGGTAAAATTTTGCATAAATCACAATGAGGATTAAGAGAATTACCAACCCAATCAAAATCATGTTTGCCGAAATCATATCACCCGCCCATTTTTTCGTTTTAAGATGCAAAGTCCTCTCATAGGGAGGGAAATAAATCAGATTCGCCATTCCCTTATCAATTTCTCTATAATAGTTATTTTGTTTAGTCAATGGAGTTATATTATACGAAAAACTAAACAAATAACCTATTATATTCAAGAAGTAGCCTAATTTCTCATAAAAGTCTGGAAATTATGAGGCGAATCATATCTTCTTAGGGCTGCAGTAATGATTTTGACTATTAATAAATATTTAAGCTACGCTTTTGAGTTACGATGGCTTGGGTTGATTGAGTGTTAGATTGGCTCTAGGTTAAAAGCAGGCGCAGTAAATGGGTAAAAAAGAGCAGTCTTAATGAAAATCCTCTTGGCCGATGACCACTGGATAGTACGTGAATCACTCAAACACGTTTTTGAGCATATTGGGGTTAAGCTACAGGCTTTGGAAGCCGGCAGCTATTTGCAAGCAATGGACTTGCTTGCCACTGAAGATAATGTCGGGTTGGTGGTGGTGGACCTCATTATGCCCGGTTTCGACGATTTTGAAGGCTTACATGCTCTTCGAAAGAATTTCCCGGACATACCTGTCATTGTGTTATCTGTTCAAGATGGCCGTGAAGCGGTGATGAGATGTATCGAACTTGGGGTTGTTGGATATGTTCCCAAAACCGCCAGCGCAGAAGAGATGTCCCGAGCACTAGAACGGGTTTTGTCTGGTGACGTCTATTTTCCACGGGATATTTTGTCACGTGACACTGGCATGGCAAAACAATCCCCTGAGAGCGGTGTTGAAGAGGACATACTGGAGATTCTCAAAGTTCTAACCAGCCGCGAAAAAGAAGTATTATCCTGGCTTGGACAAGGCTTGACGGATACAAAAATTGCCGAGGTACTGCAATTGAGCCCAAACACTGTAAGGGTTCATGTTAAAAATATTATGAAAAAGCTTGGCCTTTCAGATCGCCCTGAAACCATGCATTTCGCGGTTACGAACATTGGGTATTTGCTTTCAAATACGGCAAGGTGAAGATCAGAAAGAAAAACGGTATGCCTTTCGAAATTCCAGTCACTCCTAATACAGACAGGACCGCAATTGCCGCTGGATTGCTGAAGTGCTTTTTCTATGCCGTAAATTTCAAGAACAATCACCCTGCTTTAATTTGGCATGCCGGATCTTTGCCTAACTTGACAACACCGCCCATCGTTTTGAAAGACAATCCTAATAATACGGTGAAAATTGCTGCAACAGATGCGAGTCGTTTTGAGGATCATCTGAACCGGTTGGCTGCGGGAAATAAGTCTGAAGTTGAATATCGCGTTGTACTTGCGGATGGCAAGGTTATGTGGCTTCGAGAAGCTGCGACGCCAGTTCATAGCTCTCAGGGTATACTAGAAGAAATCATCGGCTCAATTCAGGATATTTCTTCAACCCGTAATCCGGCGGGTGGAGGGACAGATGAGAGATTATTTCGGAGTGCTTTCCACCAATCAGACTTTGGTTTGGCTATTTGGGATTCAGCGGATAACCTCGTGACCTGGAACCCAATGTTCGAAAAATATTTTCTCCCAATCGCATCTTTGCTCGTTCCAGGTTTGGCGAATAAACAATTCTTCCAAGCTGCGGCAGCCCATCGGGAAATCTATTCCGGCTCAGAACAACAGACGTGGGTTAGGCAAAAGCTATTAGCACATCGGGCGGGTCGAACATCAGAAGTTATACTACCAGATGGACGTTGTTTTTCCATCAATGAGCGCCGCATCGAGCAGGTAGGGTGCGTCACAATTGTCAATGATGTATCCGCTCAAAGAAGGGGGGAGCAGGCCCTACGCCAAGCCCGAGGATTTGCTGAAGATGCAAACGCGACAAAATCGCGTTTTTTGCGTGCAGCTAACCATGATCTCAGGCAACCCCTGGCAACGATCAAGATCCTAACCTACAATTGTATTTCAGAAGAAAACAATCCCAAAGTTCAGGAAATGCTGCACGCAATCGATGTATCAACCAGCGTTATGGAGGATATTCTGAGCGTTCTCCTTCAGGTAGGTCAACTTGATGCTGGAAAAATTATTCCAATGATCTCAAACTTTCAAATTGCTCCATTGTTGGAGCGAATTAAGGTGCAATTCGAGCTTCAAGCCGATGAAAAGGGGATTGATTTACGGGTTCTGTC
The nucleotide sequence above comes from Rhodobacteraceae bacterium Araon29. Encoded proteins:
- a CDS encoding inner-membrane translocator — translated: MANKHPKPKTALQENYGFLAVDDYDMRMYVLPTLLSPEGRAAIIAEHRALPVYAATQPGEPAPMYSDVLTKLVDKLRTAPMKNKHTIVEIKPWEEYAIGFLPGKRGGRVEISNETFQTREDAEHAIFLKRLEVFLAGYGIEM
- a CDS encoding flotillin family protein, with amino-acid sequence MANLIYFPPYERTLHLKTKKWAGDMISANMILIGLVILLILIVIYAKFYQRSSKDVAFVRTGLGGERIVLTGGALAIPIVHQTTPVNMSTLRLVVERANEKGLVTRDKMRINIETAFYVRVAGTKECVALAAQTLGPRTLNPQSIQELMSGKFVDALRSAVAEMTLDELHSSSKQFTDRVAEMINDAVTKNGLELESVSLSNMDQTEKQYFDPNNTFDAEGLIKIIRETEESRKTRNEISRSSELKIEQTNLEAEEKSLEVKRRSEYARMQTDYEIAKRRSSQAAEIAKAQAEGKRQSSAVEISEGEVVEKLKLASEQTVSMERIATERALREAELEKSKTLEVIEIDRQRSLKIAEQEREIALLAKQQERAEASVATRSAEAKAATAEEMVDTAREMARSEREKAVAELKSERVAQEKAIATKIAAEAEKLAANDLASATEIIANAEAAAERVRRLAEAEGRQRINEAANILSSEQVEMQVKLDVIKRLPDIIRESVKPIENIDTIKIVDVGGLDGDGRTSGNGNAGAGESPRRGDGEGNLVDRAVSGALRYRTHAPILDSLIQEVGLANGSETLSDLVSGKSPLIFGRPIGPNPKKD
- a CDS encoding response regulator; translation: MKILLADDHWIVRESLKHVFEHIGVKLQALEAGSYLQAMDLLATEDNVGLVVVDLIMPGFDDFEGLHALRKNFPDIPVIVLSVQDGREAVMRCIELGVVGYVPKTASAEEMSRALERVLSGDVYFPRDILSRDTGMAKQSPESGVEEDILEILKVLTSREKEVLSWLGQGLTDTKIAEVLQLSPNTVRVHVKNIMKKLGLSDRPETMHFAVTNIGYLLSNTAR
- a CDS encoding response regulator; amino-acid sequence: MPFEIPVTPNTDRTAIAAGLLKCFFYAVNFKNNHPALIWHAGSLPNLTTPPIVLKDNPNNTVKIAATDASRFEDHLNRLAAGNKSEVEYRVVLADGKVMWLREAATPVHSSQGILEEIIGSIQDISSTRNPAGGGTDERLFRSAFHQSDFGLAIWDSADNLVTWNPMFEKYFLPIASLLVPGLANKQFFQAAAAHREIYSGSEQQTWVRQKLLAHRAGRTSEVILPDGRCFSINERRIEQVGCVTIVNDVSAQRRGEQALRQARGFAEDANATKSRFLRAANHDLRQPLATIKILTYNCISEENNPKVQEMLHAIDVSTSVMEDILSVLLQVGQLDAGKIIPMISNFQIAPLLERIKVQFELQADEKGIDLRVLSNQGTIQSDRAMLERIISNFVANAIRYTSRGKILIGCRKKGKLLRIEVHDTGCGIEPENFDKIFEEFFQVRARDSSKKTGLGLGLNIAARMAQMLEHKISVSSRPRKGSLFSVEVPLGDVWQSDIGIPEVSEAIGGQFVGIRAIVLEDDEILRCTISALLARWGIEVRTAESRVAFDRLILAEGFEADMLLADYRLGATDTGTEAAKELAQIYGRPVPTVIMTADNDPKLVKKIKSDGFPLLIKPISPPQLRVLMHNLLFEPEMLNTQGN